From a region of the Sinorhizobium sp. B11 genome:
- a CDS encoding ABC transporter permease — translation MKAQRLGAWIAIILGASYFIIPLIGTIEFSLRMRRGTYSFDAYQSVFSDAQFRETFGYSMGMAFLTIIFGMLLVVPTAYWVRLRLPQMRPVVEFITLLPLVIPAIVIVFGYLRMYNSSSYLPLTNSSMGTNVLLVFSYITLSLPYMYRAVDTAMRAIDVRTLTEAAESLGARWTTIMFKCIFPNVMSGVLSGAFITLAIVMGEFTFAALLNRPAFGPYLQLVGANKAYEPSALAVIAFSITWLSMGLLNLVSRFGKARPAKA, via the coding sequence ATGAAAGCTCAACGTCTCGGAGCCTGGATCGCCATCATTCTCGGCGCGTCCTATTTCATCATCCCGCTGATCGGCACGATCGAATTCTCGCTGCGCATGCGCCGCGGCACCTATAGCTTCGATGCCTATCAGTCAGTCTTCTCGGACGCTCAGTTCCGCGAGACCTTCGGCTACTCCATGGGAATGGCGTTTCTGACCATCATCTTCGGCATGCTGCTCGTCGTGCCGACAGCCTACTGGGTGCGACTGCGCCTACCGCAGATGCGTCCGGTCGTCGAATTCATCACGCTGCTACCGCTCGTCATTCCGGCGATTGTCATCGTTTTCGGCTACCTCAGGATGTACAATTCGTCGTCCTATCTGCCGCTGACGAATTCGTCGATGGGCACCAACGTCCTGCTGGTTTTCTCTTACATCACCTTGTCGCTGCCCTACATGTACCGCGCGGTCGATACAGCCATGCGCGCCATCGACGTCCGCACGCTGACGGAGGCGGCTGAAAGCCTCGGCGCTCGCTGGACCACCATCATGTTCAAGTGCATTTTCCCGAATGTCATGAGCGGCGTGCTCTCGGGCGCTTTCATCACGCTCGCGATCGTCATGGGCGAATTCACCTTCGCCGCGCTCCTCAACCGTCCGGCCTTTGGCCCCTACCTGCAGCTCGTCGGCGCCAACAAGGCTTATGAGCCTTCTGCGCTCGCCGTTATCGCATTTTCGATCACCTGGCTCAGCATGGGCCTGCTCAATCTCGTTTCGCGCTTTGGCAAAGCCCGCCCGGCTAAAGCATAA